Proteins encoded together in one Mus pahari chromosome 9, PAHARI_EIJ_v1.1, whole genome shotgun sequence window:
- the Ddo gene encoding D-aspartate oxidase isoform X3, whose product MDTVCIAVVGAGVIGLSTAACISQLVPRCSVTVISDRFTPDTTSNVAAGMLIPHTYAAFAFLHDLADTPVPTQKRWFRETFQHLSEITKSAEAADAGVYLVSGWQIFRSVPVPAEEVPFWADVVLGFRKMTEAELKRFPQYVFGQAFTTLKCEMSAYLPWLERRAIGLL is encoded by the exons ATGGATACAGTGTGTATTGCGGTCGTCGGAGCTGGCGTGATAGGGCTGTCTACTGCCGCGTGCATTTCCCAACTGGTCCCCCGATGCTCCGTCACTGTCATCTCAGACAGGTTCACTCCTGATACCACCAGTAATGTAGCAGCGGGAATGCTTATCCCTCACACGTATGCAG CCTTTGCTTTTCTCCATGACCTTGCAGATACCCCGGTGCCCACGCAGAAGCGATGGTTTAGAGAGACCTTCCAGCATCTTTCTGAAATCACCAAGTCTGCAGAGGCTGCAGATGCGGGTGTTTACCTGGTATCTGG TTGGCAGATATTCCGCAGCGTCCCTGTCCCTGCTGAAGAAGTGCCTTTCTGGGctgatgtggtgctgggatttcGAAAGatgacagaggctgagctgaaGCGATTCCCTCAGTATGTGTTTGGTCAGGCGTTTACAACCCTGAAGTGTGAGATGTCTGCCTACCTCCCGTGGCTGGAGAGAAG
- the Ddo gene encoding D-aspartate oxidase isoform X4 has protein sequence MDTVCIAVVGAGVIGLSTAACISQLVPRCSVTVISDRFTPDTTSNVAAGMLIPHTYADTPVPTQKRWFRETFQHLSEITKSAEAADAGVYLVSGWQIFRSVPVPAEEVPFWADVVLGFRKMTEAELKRFPQYVFGQAFTTLKCEMSAYLPWLERRAIGLL, from the exons ATGGATACAGTGTGTATTGCGGTCGTCGGAGCTGGCGTGATAGGGCTGTCTACTGCCGCGTGCATTTCCCAACTGGTCCCCCGATGCTCCGTCACTGTCATCTCAGACAGGTTCACTCCTGATACCACCAGTAATGTAGCAGCGGGAATGCTTATCCCTCACACGTATGCAG ATACCCCGGTGCCCACGCAGAAGCGATGGTTTAGAGAGACCTTCCAGCATCTTTCTGAAATCACCAAGTCTGCAGAGGCTGCAGATGCGGGTGTTTACCTGGTATCTGG TTGGCAGATATTCCGCAGCGTCCCTGTCCCTGCTGAAGAAGTGCCTTTCTGGGctgatgtggtgctgggatttcGAAAGatgacagaggctgagctgaaGCGATTCCCTCAGTATGTGTTTGGTCAGGCGTTTACAACCCTGAAGTGTGAGATGTCTGCCTACCTCCCGTGGCTGGAGAGAAG